Part of the Xylanivirga thermophila genome, GAGAAGATAGAGGTAACTGACCAGGATGTAGATGCGGACATAAAACGATTAGCAGAAGAAAACAACATAGAAGAGGAAAAGGTAAGGGAATATTGGAAGGGTCAGGAGGCATACCTCAAGGAAAATCTGCTATTCCAGAAAACCGTTGATTTTTTGATGGAGAATGCTGTTATAGTGGATAAAAAGGAAGAAAATAAGGAGGCGTAGACATATGAGTTTGGTGCCTATTGTTGTTGAACAGACAAATCGAGGTGAGCGCTCATATGACATATATTCGAGACTTTTAAAAGAGCGTATTATATTCCTTGGTGGGGAGATATATGATGATATGGCCAATCTGTTAGTGGCCCAGCTATTATATCTTGAAGCAGAAGATCCAGATAAGGATATTCAGATATACTTGAATAGTCCAGGGGGATCTGTTACAGCTGGCTTTGCCATCTATGATACGATGAAGTATATAAAATGTGATGTATCTACAATATGCATTGGTATGGCAGCATCCATGGGTGCATTTTTACTATCTGCCGGTACCAAGGGCAAAAGGATAGCTCTACCTAATAGTGAGATAATGATACATCAGCCACTTGGTGGAGCAAGGGGCCAGGCTTCGGATATTGCTATTCATGCAGAGCAGATATTGAAGCTTAAAAAACGTATAAACCAGATATTGTCTGAAAATACAGGGCAGCCGCTGGAAAGGATAGAAAGGGATACGGATAGGGATTTCTTCATGTCTGCAGAAGAGGCAAAGGAATATGGTATAGTAGACGAAGTAATGACGTTCCGTAAATAAAGCATGGTTTAAGAGGTGAAGACATGGCACGATATGATGATAAAAAACAATTAAAATGCTCTTTTTGCGGCAAAACCCAGGATCAGGTACGCCGCTTGGTGGCAGGCCCGGGTGTGTATATATGTGATGAATGTATAGAACTGTGCCAAGAGATAATAGATGAGGAATTCGAGGATGTGTCGGATATTGATCTAAAGGAGATCCCAAAACCGCAGGAGATAAAGGATATACTTGATCAATATGTTGTAGGACAAGAAGGGGCAAAAAAGACCCTTTCTGTTGCAGTATACAATCATTACAAACGTATAAACAGTGATGTAAAGACCAGTGATGTTGAGCTGCAAAAAAGCAATATACTTATGCTAGGTCCCACCGGTTCAGGAAAAACTTTGCTAGCGCAGACGCTGGCAAAGATACTCAATGTACCGTTTGCCATTGCTGACGCTACTTCTCTCACTGAAGCTGGATATGTGGGGGAAGATGTTGAAAATATACTATTAAAGCTTATTCAGTCTGCTGATTATGATATAGAGCGTGC contains:
- the clpP gene encoding ATP-dependent Clp endopeptidase proteolytic subunit ClpP, with amino-acid sequence MSLVPIVVEQTNRGERSYDIYSRLLKERIIFLGGEIYDDMANLLVAQLLYLEAEDPDKDIQIYLNSPGGSVTAGFAIYDTMKYIKCDVSTICIGMAASMGAFLLSAGTKGKRIALPNSEIMIHQPLGGARGQASDIAIHAEQILKLKKRINQILSENTGQPLERIERDTDRDFFMSAEEAKEYGIVDEVMTFRK